DNA from Streptomyces sp. Edi4:
TGAAGCCGCCAAGGGCACTGAGGGCACTGAGGCCATGGACGGGCCGGCGCAGGGACCGCCGGTGCGCGCGCCGGGCGTCCTGTGGTCGCTCGGGCTCTTCCGCTCCGAGCTGGTCACCGTGGTGCGCCGCTGGCGCACGCTCGCGCTGCTCGCCGTGCTCGCCGCCGTACCGGTCCTGATCGGCATCGCGGTGAAGATCGACACGAGGGGCGGCAGGGGCGGGGGAGGCGGTGGCGAGGGCGGCGGTCCCGCCTTCCTCTCGCAGATCACCAACAACGGTCTCTTCCTGGTCTTCGCGGCGATCGCCGCCACCCTGCCGGTCTTCCTGCCGATGGCGGTCGGCGTGGTGGCGGGCGACGCGGTGGCGGGCGAGGCCCACGCGGGCACCCTGCGCTATCTGCTGGTCGCCCCGGCGGGCCGTACCCGGCTGCTGCTCGCCAAGTACGCCTCGGTGCTCGCGTTCTGCCTGATCGCCACGCTGGTGGTGGCGGTCTCGGCGCTCGCTGTCGGCGCGCTGCTGTTCCCGCTCGGCGAGGTCACCACGATCTCCGGCACGCGGATCTCGTTCGGGGACGGGCTGCTGCGGGGCGTGGCGATCGCGGGGATCGCCGCGCTGTCGCTGTCCGGGATGGCGGCGCTCGGCCTGTTCGTCTCGACGCTGACCAACAGCGGGATCGCGGCGATGGCCTCGACCGTGGGGCTGCTGATCACGGTCCAGATCCTGGGCCAGATCCCGCAGCTGCACGCCATCGGGCCCTATCTCTTCCCGCACTACTGGCTGTCCTTCGCGGACGTCCTGCGCGAGCCGGTCTACTGGGACCAGTTGGAGCGCAACTTCGAACTCCAGGCCCTGTACGTCGCGGTGTTCGGCTCGGCGGCCTGGGCACGCTTCACGACGAAGGACATCACGGCGTGAGCCGAGCCGAGCGGGACAGTCGTGCCGAGCCCACCCCCGTGCGGCTCGACACGACACGTTCCGTTTCCTGCGCCATTGTTTGGAGTCGGACGTCGTGCTGTCAATCCGGTTCCGGGCCTGCTCGTAGAGTGAGGGCATGATCACCCCGTCCGAGTCCGCCCCGAGTGCCAGGCGCCGCAGCGAGAAGTCGCGGCGCGCGACCCTGTCGGCCGCGCTGGGTCTGTGTACGGAACACGGATACGACAAGGTCACCATCGAGGCCATCGCGGCCCGTGCGGGCGTGAGCAAGAAGACGATCTACCGGTGGTGGCCCACGAAAGGCGCGGTCCTGCTCGACGCGGTCACCGAGCTAGCGGTGAGCGATACGCCCTTCCCCGACACCGGCGACATCGAGGCCGATCTGCGCGCCCACATCGCAAGCGTGGTGAACCTGCTGAACTCGCGGGTGGCGGGCGCCGCTTACACCGGGATCCTCTCCGAGGTGCTGCATGACGAGCGGCTGGCCCGGGCGGTCAACGACGAGCTCGTCATTCCGCGCGTCACCCTCATCCACGAGCGGATGCGCCAGGCCCAGGAGCAGGGCCAGCTGCCGAAGGACGCGGACCTTCCGCTGGCCGTCGAGATGCTGTACGGCCCGCTCTACTACCGGTACGCGCTGGGGCGGCCGCTTCCCTCGCAGGAGCGGGTGGACGCGCTGGTGGCGCATGTCATGCGTGCGTTGCGGGCGTCGGGGTCGAGCTGAAGAAGGTCTTGGCGCGGGTGATCGCGTCCAGGTCGCCCTCGATGTCGCCGGGGTTATTGCCGGTGCCGAGCAGTACGCCGCCCCAGTTCATGCCGAGGTACGCGGCCGAGAGGCGCAGGGTGCCCTTCAGGGGGTCGGCCGCCGTGTGGTCGCTCCCGGCGAGCGCGGTGACGCCCCACAGGGTGCGGCCCGCCATGCGGCGCTTGAAGCCGAGTTCGGGGGTGTGGAGCCAGTTCACCCAGTGGTCCAGGTAGTGCTTGACCGGGGTGGAGACGCTGTACCAGTACAGCGGTGAGGCGATGACCAGGTCGGTGGCGGCCAGCGTCGCGTCCAGGAGCACCGCCGCGTCGCCCGCCGGAGCGGGACGTACCCGCTCCTCGCCGTGGCGAGGGTCGCTGAACGGCGGGAGTTCGAGGTCGGTGAGGCGCAGCCAGCGGGTGCTGTCACCGGCGGGCAGCTGCTCGGCCGCGCGGCGGGCCAGCGTTTCGGTGTTGCCGCCGGCGCGGGTGCTGCCGAGCAGGAAAAGGAAGTCGCGGGCCATGGTCCCCTCCGTCTGTGGCCCGGGCCGTGGACGGCCCGAGGAAAGCATGCGCGTGCAGTATATGCATGCGCATGCGATTGGGGAGAGGGGCGAAGGGGGGCGTTTCGATGGGGAGTTGGAGGCGGGGGGCCGGGGCCCGGCTCCGGGGCGGAGAGTTGGGGGCGGGGGCCCGGGGAGCGGCTGCGACGGGGGGTTGGGGGGACCGGGACCGGGGCCGCCCCCGGTCCCGCCGCCGCCCCTGGTCCACCGCCCACGGTCGGTCAGCTCACCGGTGTGCCCGCGCGGAGTTCCAGGCGGTCGCCGTGGAAGGAGGACCTGAACCGTTCGTCGTGCGAGACCACGACGATCGCGCCCGGGTAGCCGGCCAGCGCCTGTTCCACCTCCTCGACCAGGGCGAGCGAGACGTGGTTGGTCGGCTCGTCCAGTACGAGCAGGTCGGCGGGGCGGGTGACCAGGCGGGCCAGTTCGAGCCGGCGCCGCTGGCCCGCGGAGAGCGCCGCGAGGGGTACCGCCAGGTCTTCCTCGCGGAACAGGCCGAGGGACAGGAGTTCGTCGGCGTGCTCCTCGGGGAGGCCGGGGCGTCCGGCCGCGTACGCTCCGAGCAACGGTACGCGGGCGTGACTGCGGCCCAACTCCTGTGCGAGGTAACCAATGTGACGGGCCGTCCGGCGGACCCGTCCCGTGTCCGGGGTGAGGTCGCCCGCGAGGACGCGGAGCAGGGTGGTCTTGCCCGCGCCGTTGGGGCCCGAGACCAGCAGGCGGCGGCCCGGCTCGACGCTCAGGCTCGGCACGTCGAGGCGGGCGCCCACGGTGACGCCGGTCAGTTCGACGAGCGGTCCGTCGGGCGCGGTGGCGGCCGCCGTGGTGAGGCGGGCCTGGAAGCGCAGGGGTGACGGCGGGGCGGCGACCGGGTGGCGCTCCAGCTGGTCCAGGCGGGTCCTGGCCGCCCTGACCTGCCCGGACAGCTTCGCCTCCGATGAGCGGCGGTGCTTGCCGAAGCCCTGGCCCGGGTCCTTGGCGGTGTTGGCGAGGCGACGGGTGGCCGCCTCCGTCAGGTCGCGGGCGCGGGTCAGCTCCTCCGTCCACTCCTCGTGGGCCAGTTCGCGCCGGCGGCGCGCGGCGGCCCGCGCCGTACGGTATCCGGCCCAGCCGTCTCCGTACCGGACGACCGTGCGCAGGTCCCGGTCGACCTCCAGGATGGTGGTGGAGACGCGTTCGAGGAAGGCGCGGTCGTGGGTGACGATCACCAATGTGCCGCGGTGTGCGGTGAGTTGGGCGGCCAGCCAGTCCACCGCCTGGCGGTCGAGGTGGTTGGTCGGCTCGTCGAGCAGCAGCAGCTCGGGGCGGGCGGCCAGGACGCAGGCCAGCGCGAGGCGGGACTGCTCGCCGCCGGAGAGTGAGCCGAGGGTGCGGTCGCGGGTGAGGTGCGCGAGGCCCAGGGCGTACGTCGCGGCCTCGGCGCGGGCGTCGGCACGGTAGCCGTCGCGTTCCTCGTACGCCGTCAACAGGTCGCCGTACGCCGCGAGTTCGGCCTCCGTCGCGTGCGCGAGGCGGGTCTCGGCGGCGCGGATGTCGGCTTCGAGGGTACGCAGGTCCGCGAGCGCGCGGTCCACGACGTCCTGGACGGTGTGGTCGGGGGCCAGGGCGAGGGTCTGTTCCAGGTGGCCGGTGCCGCCCGGGAAGACGGCGGTGACCTCTCCGGCGTCGGGCCGCTCCGCGCCGGCGAGCAGCCGCAGCAGGGTCGACTTGCCGGATCCGTTCTCGCCGATGACGGCGGCCCTCTCGCCGGGGTGGAGGCTGAACGAGACCTGATCGAGTACGACGCGGTTGCCGTAGGCCTTGCGGACGTCGTGCAGGGTCAGCTGGGAAGGGTGGTGGGCGCGTGGGCGCATGGGGGATCCCCTGGGGTACTCGGTACGGGCTTCTTCCTGGCGGGGCGGGGTGCGGGGCGCGGGGCGCTGCCGCGTGGGGGTCAGCGGAAGAAGTAGTACGAGTACGTGTGCATGGGGGGAGGTTAGCGGGGGTGGGGTTGGGGGC
Protein-coding regions in this window:
- a CDS encoding NAD(P)H-dependent oxidoreductase, giving the protein MARDFLFLLGSTRAGGNTETLARRAAEQLPAGDSTRWLRLTDLELPPFSDPRHGEERVRPAPAGDAAVLLDATLAATDLVIASPLYWYSVSTPVKHYLDHWVNWLHTPELGFKRRMAGRTLWGVTALAGSDHTAADPLKGTLRLSAAYLGMNWGGVLLGTGNNPGDIEGDLDAITRAKTFFSSTPTPATHA
- the abc-f gene encoding ribosomal protection-like ABC-F family protein, with amino-acid sequence MRPRAHHPSQLTLHDVRKAYGNRVVLDQVSFSLHPGERAAVIGENGSGKSTLLRLLAGAERPDAGEVTAVFPGGTGHLEQTLALAPDHTVQDVVDRALADLRTLEADIRAAETRLAHATEAELAAYGDLLTAYEERDGYRADARAEAATYALGLAHLTRDRTLGSLSGGEQSRLALACVLAARPELLLLDEPTNHLDRQAVDWLAAQLTAHRGTLVIVTHDRAFLERVSTTILEVDRDLRTVVRYGDGWAGYRTARAAARRRRELAHEEWTEELTRARDLTEAATRRLANTAKDPGQGFGKHRRSSEAKLSGQVRAARTRLDQLERHPVAAPPSPLRFQARLTTAAATAPDGPLVELTGVTVGARLDVPSLSVEPGRRLLVSGPNGAGKTTLLRVLAGDLTPDTGRVRRTARHIGYLAQELGRSHARVPLLGAYAAGRPGLPEEHADELLSLGLFREEDLAVPLAALSAGQRRRLELARLVTRPADLLVLDEPTNHVSLALVEEVEQALAGYPGAIVVVSHDERFRSSFHGDRLELRAGTPVS
- a CDS encoding TetR/AcrR family transcriptional regulator gives rise to the protein MITPSESAPSARRRSEKSRRATLSAALGLCTEHGYDKVTIEAIAARAGVSKKTIYRWWPTKGAVLLDAVTELAVSDTPFPDTGDIEADLRAHIASVVNLLNSRVAGAAYTGILSEVLHDERLARAVNDELVIPRVTLIHERMRQAQEQGQLPKDADLPLAVEMLYGPLYYRYALGRPLPSQERVDALVAHVMRALRASGSS
- a CDS encoding ABC transporter permease; its protein translation is MDGPAQGPPVRAPGVLWSLGLFRSELVTVVRRWRTLALLAVLAAVPVLIGIAVKIDTRGGRGGGGGGEGGGPAFLSQITNNGLFLVFAAIAATLPVFLPMAVGVVAGDAVAGEAHAGTLRYLLVAPAGRTRLLLAKYASVLAFCLIATLVVAVSALAVGALLFPLGEVTTISGTRISFGDGLLRGVAIAGIAALSLSGMAALGLFVSTLTNSGIAAMASTVGLLITVQILGQIPQLHAIGPYLFPHYWLSFADVLREPVYWDQLERNFELQALYVAVFGSAAWARFTTKDITA